One segment of Shewanella piezotolerans WP3 DNA contains the following:
- the tagD gene encoding glycerol-3-phosphate cytidylyltransferase yields MKTIITYGTFDLFHYGHVRLFKRLKALGDKLIVAVSTDEFNALKGKAAFFSYLQRAEIVEACKYVDMVVPETHWQQKAKDICKYDISIFAMGDDWKGEFDELSILCDVVYLDRTGEISSTEIKNSLADRGAPKNQLSNGTDGNSLDNIDNKAGK; encoded by the coding sequence ATGAAAACAATCATTACTTACGGTACGTTCGATCTATTTCACTATGGCCACGTTCGTCTATTTAAACGTCTTAAAGCCCTAGGCGACAAACTAATTGTGGCAGTATCAACCGATGAGTTTAATGCGCTAAAAGGTAAAGCGGCATTCTTTAGCTATTTGCAACGGGCCGAAATTGTAGAGGCATGTAAATACGTAGATATGGTGGTACCAGAAACTCATTGGCAGCAAAAAGCCAAAGATATCTGCAAGTACGATATCAGTATTTTTGCTATGGGAGATGACTGGAAGGGTGAATTTGATGAGTTATCAATACTGTGCGATGTTGTTTACTTAGACAGAACGGGTGAGATCTCATCCACAGAGATAAAAAATAGCCTTGCGGACCGAGGGGCTCCAAAAAACCAACTAAGTAATGGTACTGATGGCAATAGCTTGGATAACATCGACAACAAGGCCGGTAAATAA
- a CDS encoding sugar phosphate nucleotidyltransferase has product MQAIIFANRSGNELAPLDSHYCPALLPVGNKPVIEFTLEDLADAQISKIRIVISTQSAQIEKLIGNGEKWGLEVEYFLSREQENVSSVLPRLSLNPDETTLLARADILRSPCIKSFTQFSKQMNNNHVIAKQANQNAGLMLLPGARHFTEDLDWPLSDCQLRSNEQQSIIQVLHGDCYMLNNLQDYMNANQALASAKLTGINPRGRYFSSAAKENGFYVGAKTKSASLTVHNAWGVIGNNTWIDESVDMQQSIVVGKNCLVEKACSLKNCLILDNSYVGQGLNVTNTIISKSLLIKPESQGHLILEDPSIISENCNFNSTQQQKQQTTFIDKLQAFVLFCLGLIFAPLLLLLSFLAHPKRPIMRETLFFQGVKRNSYRWNIKLLFIARLPQLYWVMTGKIALFGASPFEQKITTKDLLEHVEKPSLLGLYGPLQLVIDEQAPLEERLLIEAEYLCTDQRSKYWRLVANSLLGRRKQPCALTNKIPNDTAPSDNTP; this is encoded by the coding sequence ATATTCGCCAACCGTAGCGGCAATGAACTAGCTCCCTTAGATTCACATTACTGCCCAGCACTGCTGCCAGTGGGTAATAAGCCTGTGATTGAATTTACCCTTGAAGATCTAGCCGATGCACAAATAAGCAAGATTAGGATTGTTATTTCGACTCAGTCAGCGCAGATAGAGAAGCTCATAGGTAACGGAGAGAAATGGGGCTTAGAGGTTGAATACTTCCTAAGTCGTGAACAAGAAAATGTATCAAGCGTTTTACCACGACTATCACTAAATCCAGATGAGACGACTCTATTAGCTCGTGCAGATATACTAAGAAGCCCGTGCATAAAATCATTTACTCAGTTCAGTAAGCAGATGAATAATAACCATGTTATTGCTAAACAGGCTAACCAAAACGCGGGCTTAATGTTACTTCCTGGCGCTAGGCATTTCACCGAAGATCTCGATTGGCCGTTATCAGATTGTCAACTTAGAAGCAATGAGCAGCAAAGCATCATCCAAGTCTTGCACGGTGACTGCTATATGCTTAATAACTTACAAGATTATATGAACGCCAACCAAGCTTTAGCGTCAGCAAAATTAACGGGAATAAATCCTAGGGGGCGTTATTTTAGCAGCGCAGCAAAAGAAAACGGCTTCTATGTTGGCGCCAAAACAAAATCAGCCTCACTCACCGTGCATAATGCTTGGGGGGTTATTGGTAACAACACTTGGATAGATGAAAGTGTTGATATGCAACAAAGCATTGTGGTCGGTAAAAATTGCTTGGTTGAGAAAGCTTGCAGTCTAAAAAATTGCCTTATATTGGACAATAGCTACGTCGGTCAAGGGCTCAATGTTACCAATACAATTATCAGTAAAAGTTTACTGATAAAACCTGAAAGCCAAGGGCACTTAATACTTGAAGACCCTAGTATTATTTCAGAAAACTGCAACTTCAATAGTACTCAACAGCAGAAGCAACAAACCACATTCATCGATAAGCTACAGGCCTTTGTATTATTTTGTTTAGGGCTGATTTTCGCGCCACTACTGCTGCTGCTGTCCTTTTTAGCCCACCCTAAAAGACCAATAATGAGAGAAACTCTTTTTTTCCAGGGCGTTAAGAGAAACAGCTACCGCTGGAATATCAAACTGTTATTCATCGCTCGCTTGCCGCAGCTCTATTGGGTCATGACTGGGAAAATAGCCCTATTTGGTGCCAGCCCATTTGAGCAAAAAATAACAACAAAAGACCTGCTAGAACACGTCGAGAAGCCCTCATTACTTGGCCTGTACGGGCCGTTGCAGTTGGTTATTGATGAACAAGCGCCGCTCGAAGAGCGGCTACTCATTGAAGCTGAGTACCTCTGCACTGACCAACGGAGTAAGTACTGGCGGTTAGTCGCCAACTCCTTATTAGGTAGACGCAAGCAGCCCTGTGCATTGACTAACAAAATACCTAACGACACGGCACCAAGCGACAACACACCTTAA